Proteins from a genomic interval of Quercus lobata isolate SW786 chromosome 11, ValleyOak3.0 Primary Assembly, whole genome shotgun sequence:
- the LOC115968393 gene encoding SEC12-like protein 2 has translation MRRKNIPSPNSKKYGVPLYSVGWVLIRFKDRDRSGDNGEVSNSTQYYVVLAGGGGEGRSGIPNAVLISSFDSDTNSLSDHPVFKLETRSDLPYRTAVHPNGDGVLCSFPNSCRWYEMGEKGSEELYKLILKESDKLQPRLEDVGQQLSLVFNNEGSALAAGGEDGNLRVFEWPSMVIILDEASAHKSVKDLDFSPDGKYLVSLGNSGPAKVWDLTSKTTTASLPKENDEVFCFCRFSVSNDANQVLYIAAATGKGGSIVTWDTKTWKRIGSKTVVRDTISAFSVSPDGKFLACGTTQGDVFILNSASKQVQTVVRKAHLGFVTALSFSHDSRALASVSLDSSARVTLIEEKKEAGELSLWVVFVILLAVVAYFMKNQGIQLGATVLKIFKSL, from the exons ATGAGGAGAAAAAATATTCCTTCTCCCAACTCTAAGAAATACGGTGTCCCTTTGTATTCAGTCGGTTGGGTTCTTATTAGATTCAAGGATCGAGATCGATCCGGCGATAATGGTGAAGTTTCCAACTCGACTCAGTACTACGTCGTTTTGGCCGGCGGTGGCGGCGAGGGACGGAGTGGTATCCCTAACGCCGTCCTTATCTCCTCCTTCGATTCCGACACCAATTCCCTCTCCGATCATCCC GTGTTTAAGCTTGAAACTAGATCTGATTTGCCGTATAGAACAGCGGTTCATCCGAACGGAGACGGAGTCCTTTGTTCATTCCCCAATAGTTGCAG ATGGTATGAAATGGGTGAAAAGGGGAGTGAGGaactttataaattaattttaaaggaGTCTGATAAACTGCAGCCCCGGTTGGAAGATGTTGGACAGCAATTATCATTAGTGTTTAACAATGAGGGTTCTGCACTTGCTGCTGGTGGTGAG GATGGAAATTTAAGGGTCTTCGAATGGCCTAGCATGGTTATTATTCTTGATGAGGCCAGTGCTCATAAATCTGTGAAGGATCTAGATTTCAG CCCCGATGGGAAGTACCTTGTCTCCTTAGGAAACAGTGGTCCTGCTAAGGTTTGGGATCTGACTTCCAAAACAACCACAGCTTCTCTTCCAAAGGAAAAT GATGAAGTTTTCTGCTTTTGTAGATTCTCTGTGAGTAATGATGCGAATCAGGTTCTATATATTGCTGCAGCGACAG GTAAAGGTGGAAGCATTGTAACATGGGATACAAAAACATGGAAGAGGATTGGATCGAAGACTGTAGTACGTGATACAATTTCGGCCTTCAGTGTTTCACCAGATGGAAAGTTCCTTGCCTG TGGGACAACTCAAggtgatgtttttattttaaattcagcCAGCAAGCAGGTTCAGACAGTTGTTAGGAAAGCACACCTTGGCTTTGTAACTGCACTTTCATTCTCGCATGACTCAAG GGCTTTGGCATCTGTATCCCTGGACTCAAGTGCAAGGGTCACACTAATTGAGGAAAAGAAGGAAGCTG gagAATTGAGCTTGTGGGTTGTGTTCGTCATTTTACTTGCCGTCGTTGCTTATTTTATGAAGAATCAAGGAATCCAGCTAGGGGCTACAGTTTTGAAGATCTTTAAGAGCTTGTAG
- the LOC115967074 gene encoding uncharacterized protein LOC115967074, with protein sequence MAHQELPMSHEAAPHLTHWLPPPPSFYKVNCDGATFQDSVSAGLGVVVRDSYGRVIAALSERITLPPTVEDLKALDSRKAVSFAIDLDLRDVVFKGDSEVIIKHLSSDQPSMAAFGHIVDDARSLAAMLRRFSFSHLKHG encoded by the coding sequence ATGGCTCATCAGGAGCTTCCAATGAGCCATGAAGCAGCCCCTCACCTAACCCATTGGCTGCCACCTCCACCATCCTTTTATAAAGTAAATTGCGATGGTGCAACATTTCAAGACTCGGTCTCGGCAGGGTTGGGAGTGGTGGTACGAGATTCTTATGGAAGGGTCATCGCAGCTCTATCGGAACGCATCACCCTGCCTCCAACAGTAGAAGACTTGAAAGCTTTGGACAGCAGGAAGGCCGTCTCTTTTGCCATTGATTTAGACCTCCGGGACGTTGTGTTCAAGGGCGACTCAGAGGTTATCATCAAACACCTCAGTTCTGATCAACCAAGTATGGCTGCCTTTGGCCACATAGTTGATGACGCACGCTCCCTAGCAGCAATGTTGaggagattttctttttcacacCTCAAGCACGGTTAA
- the LOC115967076 gene encoding F-box/kelch-repeat protein At3g23880-like, with protein MSQTRKPPHPRRIFRQKKDHLPHDIVLNILANLPVKSVLRFRCVSKTWDSSIITPSFISTHLNLRNNNSNLAYLISFASTTTFDSTIPSFIGGYDPTFNRISEYPIPSGFFPSHYSYTADSCNGLVCFTNHEDHPTNTGAIYLWNPSIRKLKRLPGFSQTQYLRFCTGFAYQSNTNDFKVVKISQMPGMKTEAEVYTLSSNSWRRVEISLANAVLGVPDDNRTATFVSGALHWLGNVSEGESLFMILSFDVNNDKFGEIALPHAQQQQLLPQGVMAKINRLMVFKGKLAFITLGYLRFEDANLDEYNDFMTSHTPRSCFIWVMGEYGVHESWSKLFFVQFENVVSVRFFGCPSRGELLVIKKLNPESNTERRFTVVSLDLETSRERDLGFQKVPDIATTFMESLVLLDGATELSG; from the coding sequence ATGTCTCAAACAAGGAAACCTCCTCATCCTCGTAGGATCTTCCGACAAAAGAAGGACCATCTCCCACACGACATCGTACTCAACATCTTGGCAAACCTGCCTGTCAAATCAGTCCTAAGATTCAGGTGTGTTTCTAAAACCTGGGACTCCTCTATCATCACTCCTAGTTTCATCTCCACCCACCTTAATCTTAGAAATAACAACAGCAACTTAGCTTATCTCATAAGCTTTGCTTCTACCACTACTTTTGACAGTACCATCCCAAGCTTTATCGGTGGTTACGACCCCACATTTAATAGGATTTCCGAGTACCCAATTCCCTCTGGCTTTTTTCCTTCACATTATTCCTACACAGCCGATTCATGCAATGGCTTGGTGTGTTTCACTAATCATGAAGACCATCCCACTAATACTGGTGCTATTTATTTGTGGAACCCCAGCATTAGAAAACTTAAGAGGTTGCCTGGTTTTTCCCAAACCCAATATCTTAGGTTTTGTACTGGATTTGCTTATCAGTCCAACACCAATGACTTCAAGGTTGTTAAGATCTCTCAAATGCCTGGGATGAAGACTGAGGCTGAGGTTTACACATTGAGCTCCAACTCTTGGAGAAGGGTTGAAATCTCATTGGCAAACGCTGTTTTGGGAGTGCCTGACGACAATCGGACTGCCACATTCGTTAGTGGAGCTTTGCATTGGTTGGGAAATGTTTCTGAAGGCGAATCTCTTTTCAtgattttgtcatttgatgTCAATAATGATAAATTTGGAGAGATAGCACTCCCTCAtgcacaacaacaacaactgcTACCACAAGGTGTAATGGCAAAAATAAATCGTCTGATGGTGTTCAAGGGGAAACTGGCCTTCATTACATTGGGTTACCTCAGATTCGAAGACGCCAACTTAGACGAATACAATGACTTTATGACGTCGCATACACCTCGTTCATGCTTCATATGGGTGATGGGGGAGTATGGTGTACATGAATCATGgagtaaacttttttttgtccAGTTTGAAAATGTTGTCTCTGTACGTTTCTTTGGTTGCCCCAGTCGTGGTGAACTGCTAGTTATAAAGAAGCTTAATCCTGAATCCAACACTGAACGGAGGTTCACAGTTGTTTCGCTTGACCTTGAAACTTCACGTGAGAGGGATCTGGGTTTCCAAAAAGTTCCAGATATAGCTACTACTTTTATGGAAAGCCTTGTGTTACTTGATGGAGCAACTGAGCTATCTGGATAA
- the LOC115967075 gene encoding uncharacterized protein LOC115967075: MHDQVENNKLEKEQRSQIPLPPPPPGRGIPISPFRRQEGSDSSHSTNSIDVKRRKVTMNTTLEKAFQNNARHDLDSRIVRMFYTSELPFNFAKNPLYRSSYAFAATYSIPSYLPPGYNALRTTLLQKERAHVERLLKPIKDSWLENGVSIVSDGWSDPQRKPLINIMAVLDGGSVFIKAIDGSGEFKDKHYIAGGLKDAIKEIGYEKVIQVITDNANVMKSAGALIEGEYPKIFWTPCVVHTLNLVLKNICAAKNTEKNEVTYEECSWITRVVDDASFIRVFIMNHSMRLAMFNEFCPLKLLQVVDTRFASVVVMLKMLKLIKRFLQAMAISDQWASYKKDDVGKAQKVKDMILSDLWWDNIDYIFKFTAPIYDMLRIADTDKPCLHLVYEMWDSMIEKVKAVTYLYEGLEDDHYSSFWGVVSYSIEWLSENPKRIPPHRDHEISIERSKCLERYFEDENDLMVVKFEFAKFSGGGFPSPNALTDRHNEEYIHTTTKMWDIAEDSWNESDMHEGAGILENAALTLDEPELKAIVIGNVNTSATTSESEVRSEAIDLEDDNFCV, from the exons ATGCATGATCAAGTTGAGAATAATAAGTTAGAGAAAGAACAGAGAAGTCAAATTCCCTTACCCCCACCTCCCCCAGGCCGTGGGATACCTATTTCCCCATTTCGGAGACAGGAAGGGAGTGATAGTAGTCATAGTACAAATTCAATTGATGTTAAGAGGAGGAAGGTGACTATGAATACTACTTTGGAGAAAGCATTCCAGAATAATGCTAGACATGATTTAGATAGCAGAATTGTTAGGATGTTTTACACCAGTGAGCTTCCGTTTAACTTTGCAAAAAACCCACTTTATCGTAGTTCCTATGCATTTGCTGCTACCTATAGCATTCCGAGTTATCTTCCTCCTGGATACAATGCCTTGAGAACAACActtttgcaaaaagaaagagcTCATGTTGAAAGACTTTTGAAACCAATTAAGGACTCTTGGCTTGAAAATGGTGTAAGTATAGTTTCTGATGGATGGTCAGATCCACAAAGGAAGcctcttattaatattatggcTGTATTAGATGGGGGTTCAGTGTTTATAAAGGCAATTGATGGGTCAGGTGAGTTCAAAGACAAGCATTACATTGCTGGGGGGTTGAAGGATGCTATAAAAGAGATTGGATATGAAAAAGTTATCCAAGTCATCACtgataatgctaatgtgatgaaGTCTGCTGGAGCTCTTATTGAGGGTGAGtatcctaaaatattttggacaccTTGTGTTGTCCACACTCTAAATTTAGTTTTGAAGAATATTTGTGCAGCAAAAAACACTGAAAAGAATGAAGTTACATATGAGGAATGTAGTTGGATTACACGTGTTGTTGATGATGCATCCTTCATACGTGTTTTTATCATGAACCATTCAATGAGGTTGGcaatgtttaatgaattttgtcCATTAAAACTGCTCCAAGTTGTTGATACTAGATTTGCTTCGGTGGTTGTAATGTTGAAAATgttgaagttgataaaaagatTCCTTCAAGCCATGGCTATTAGTGACCAATGGGCTTCTTATAAGAAGGATGATGTTGGAAAAGCTCAAAAGGTAAAAGATATGATTCTAAGTGATCTTTGGTGGGATAATATTGATTATATCTTTAAATTCACAGCACCCATTTATGATATGCTACGAATAGCCGACACAGATAAGCCTTGTCTTCATCTTGTGTATGAGATGTGGGATTCAATGATAGAGAAGGTGAAGGCAGTAACATATCTGTATGAAGGCTTGGAAGATGATCATTATAGCTCATTTTGGGGTGTGGT GTCTTACTCCATTGAATGGCTTTCGGAGAATCCAAAACGCATCCCTCCACATCGGGATCATGAAATTTCTATAGAAAGAAGCAAGTGTTTGGAGCGATACTTTGAAGATGAGAATGACTTAATGGTGGTGAAGTTTGAGTTTGCTAAATTTTCAGGAGGAGGGTTTCCTTCACCAAATGCCTTGACAGATAG GCACAATGAAGAGTACATACATACAACAACAAAGATGTGGGATATTGCAGAAGACTCTTGGAATGAGAGCGACATGCATGAAGGAGCTGGAATTCTTGAGAATGCAGCTCTTACACTTGATGAGCCAGAGTTGAAGGCCATAGTTATTGGGAATGTTAACACTAGTGCTACTACTAGTGAAAGTGAAGTTCGAAGTGAAGCTATTGATCTTGAGGATgataatttttgtgtttga